The window AAACAGCGGAATCGGCTGACTGCAAGTGCTTTAGACGATCAAAGATTCAAACCCAGAACGCGGACGTGAAGAAATCATCTTCTTCGAGAGGGACGCGCTCCATCgaagagaaagagcaagaacGAAATCAAACCCCAATCGAAACGGAATCACCATGGGGAATTCGGTATATACCATATCAACCAGACCAGAATCAGCAGCATCAACACGAACCCAATCAACAGCTCCTCCAACGACTCACAATAGCGGGCGGCACAAGAGAACTGGACCTCATACTTCTCGCTCAAATTCGCGTACAAGATCCCCCAGTTCCTCGCGCGAGCTTGGCTGCTCGTCGTCTCTTTTGCTTCCTCATCGACCAGCTCGTAAACGTAAGCCTCCGCAACGCCTTCCTTCCTCAATGGCGTCCCTTGCCCCGACCTCAAGTGCCCCAGCAGGCCCTTCACGTACATTTCGGAGTAGTGCTCGTTGGCGTCGATCTCTGCTGCATCGGGGCTCGAGTTTGGCCACCCTGTCTCGGCCACAATCACCGGGATGTTCTCGTGCCCCGCGACCGCCATGGCCGTGACCACCGCGTCGACCATCATGTCGAAGAGATTTCGGTACCGGACCCCGGTCGTCAAGTCGTCCCGGTACATGAAGGGCTGCTCCTGGAAAAGAGCGAACCCCAGCGGAATCTCACAGCGAAGCCGGTAGAGATTGTAAGGGTAGATGTTCACCATGAAAGAAGAGTTG of the Eucalyptus grandis isolate ANBG69807.140 chromosome 10, ASM1654582v1, whole genome shotgun sequence genome contains:
- the LOC104423349 gene encoding glucan endo-1,3-beta-glucosidase 12 — its product is LLPSALPSPVTTTIGVTYSPANSTAAPDRVAAAVSALRIPSVRLLDPTPRLLRAFLYSNTSLLLSVPNALVPSLAANRSVALSWLYRHVVPFYPRARVSAISVGSNILESHPNYAGLLVPALRNLQSALRDLGIRDVAVSTTFSFVNVMTTTFPPSAAQFQEPFAEALMKPLLDFLKDTNSSFMVNIYPYNLYRLRCEIPLGFALFQEQPFMYRDDLTTGVRYRNLFDMMVDAVVTAMAVAGHENIPVIVAETGWPNSSPDAAEIDANEHYSEMYVKGLLGHLRSGQGTPLRKEGVAEAYVYELVDEEAKETTSSQARARNWGILYANLSEKYEVQFSCAARYCESLEELLIGFVLMLLILVWLIWYIPNSPW